In the genome of Bacteroides mediterraneensis, the window AGTTCACAGCCCAAGCTGTTACAGATTTTTTCTGCAAGGTATCTCGAGTTTGTTCCGGAGAATACCTTAAAAGGTGATTTTGCGCTCATTGTAAAATAGATAATATTGCCTTATTTTCTGCAAAAGTACGCCATTTCTTTAAGCCGGACAAACGTTTCCGGCAGAAAATTCATCGGCGGCTCAGTCGGCCAGCCGTTTCAATTTCCTGAAATGAGCGATAAGTTCCTGATAATTGTAATCGGAAGCCGGGTTGAATTTGTTCCAGAGTCCGCCCAGGATGGCAGCTCCTCCGAAGCCGAAGTCTTTTACCTGGAGGATATTGTCCTCGTCCACACCTCCCAGGGCAATCACCCGCTTGTCGATGATTCCTTTGGCAGCCGCCTCACGGATTTCTTCGGACGTGAATCCCGCATGGTATCCTTCCTTGGAGATACTGTCGAATATCGGACTGAGGAATACGTAGTCGCATATCTTCTTGTCAGCGATGACCTCCTCGAAGGTATGGCACGATGCGCTCACGTGTCCCGAATAATTGTCGGGGACAATCGGGTTGCGGTGGCTCAGGTGGATACCCTTTAGCTTGTATTCCTCCTTCAGGTAGAAGTGGTCGTGTACGACGATACGTTTATGGTATTTTTCGGGAATGAGGGTGAGCAGACGTTCCGCATAAACCGGTGCTGTGTCGGGCTTACGCAGATGGAGAATGTCCAGTCCCTCGTCAAACAGAGTGGTGATTATCTTGTCCTCCTCTACGAAATAGGTAGGGGTTGTTATCAAAATTAACTTCATGCGATTACACAAATTGTGGCGCAAATTTAGTAACCTCTTTGTAATATTCCTAATGCCCGTGGATATTTATTTTCGTAGGGGCTGAAAATCAGGTGCTTATCGGAAAAAGATTCCTAAAAGCAGGAGTAGGAGCAGGGCAATCAGTCCCACATACAAGGTGATTCTGAAGGTCTGTTTGCGGTCGGCCTGTTCTTTTTCCTGTGTCTGTTTCTTTATCTTCTCCAGTTTTTCCACGGAAAGTGTCGGAGGAATTTCCGTGTGGCGGCATTCGCCCATTCGCCGGCGCGTTTCTTTCATACGCTCCCGGCTGCGTTGACGGAGTTCCCTGTTTTCCTTGTCCCTCCGCATCATGTCGTGGATGCATCCTAATGTTCCCATGGCGGTTATTATTTTGTGACAAGACAGGCAATGAACATCAATAATAAAATGAGGGTAAGCCCAATATATCTGTATTTCTTGCTGAAAATTGTAGCGATACATAGAATGGCTATCAATAACCGATAGCAGATACTTCCAAGTGTGTAATTGCTCGTAAATACATTCACGATGGTAAAGGCAGCCATCATGAAGAGTATAATATTA includes:
- a CDS encoding thiamine phosphate synthase gives rise to the protein MKLILITTPTYFVEEDKIITTLFDEGLDILHLRKPDTAPVYAERLLTLIPEKYHKRIVVHDHFYLKEEYKLKGIHLSHRNPIVPDNYSGHVSASCHTFEEVIADKKICDYVFLSPIFDSISKEGYHAGFTSEEIREAAAKGIIDKRVIALGGVDEDNILQVKDFGFGGAAILGGLWNKFNPASDYNYQELIAHFRKLKRLAD